In a single window of the Proteiniborus ethanoligenes genome:
- the ord gene encoding 2,4-diaminopentanoate dehydrogenase — protein MDNVRVVIWGFGAMGSGMARMLLKKKGVDIVGVCDMDPNKVGKSIFEVLGIDKENRPEVIIKENVEEVLTEKCCDICLCATDSFTKSAFPKLKYALEKKVNVISTAEEMSYPYAQSPELAKELHNIAKENDVTILGTGINPGLIMDLLVVCLTGCMIDVEHIEAKRVNSLSPFGPAVMEEQGVGLTVEVFEKGVADGTLAGHVGFPESIQMIAKAIGWEVEKIEQQMKPIITSVDRKSPFGFAKAGDVAGVNMTGQGYVNGEIKIDMIHPQQIEPEMEGTYTGDYITIKGTPEVNMSIKPEVEGGLGTIAMCVNMIPHVINADPGLKTMIDLPVPRAIMGDMRDLIKR, from the coding sequence ATGGATAATGTTAGGGTTGTAATTTGGGGATTTGGAGCAATGGGAAGCGGAATGGCAAGAATGCTACTTAAGAAAAAAGGAGTAGATATTGTAGGCGTATGTGATATGGATCCTAATAAGGTAGGGAAAAGTATTTTTGAAGTATTAGGTATTGATAAAGAAAATAGACCGGAAGTAATTATAAAAGAAAACGTAGAAGAGGTTTTAACAGAGAAGTGCTGCGATATTTGCTTGTGTGCAACAGATTCCTTTACTAAGAGTGCCTTTCCTAAATTAAAATACGCTTTAGAAAAAAAGGTAAATGTTATTTCAACAGCAGAAGAAATGTCATATCCTTATGCTCAAAGTCCAGAGCTAGCTAAAGAACTTCATAATATAGCTAAGGAAAACGATGTCACAATTCTAGGAACAGGTATTAATCCTGGGCTTATTATGGATTTATTAGTAGTTTGCTTAACTGGCTGTATGATTGATGTAGAGCATATAGAAGCTAAGAGAGTAAACAGCCTTTCCCCATTCGGACCTGCTGTAATGGAAGAGCAGGGAGTGGGACTGACTGTAGAGGTCTTTGAAAAAGGTGTAGCAGATGGAACACTTGCTGGACATGTTGGTTTTCCAGAGTCTATTCAAATGATTGCAAAAGCAATAGGCTGGGAGGTAGAAAAAATAGAGCAGCAAATGAAGCCTATAATAACAAGTGTAGATAGGAAATCACCTTTTGGATTTGCTAAGGCTGGAGATGTAGCAGGAGTAAATATGACTGGACAAGGGTATGTGAATGGAGAAATAAAGATAGATATGATACATCCTCAACAAATTGAGCCTGAAATGGAAGGAACATATACAGGAGATTACATAACTATTAAAGGAACACCAGAAGTTAATATGTCTATTAAGCCAGAGGTTGAAGGTGGATTAGGTACTATAGCTATGTGTGTTAATATGATTCCTCATGTTATCAATGCAGATCCAGGTTTAAAAACTATGATAGATCTACCTGTACCAAGAGCAATAATGGGTGACATGAGAGATTTAATAAAAAGGTAG
- the sigG gene encoding RNA polymerase sporulation sigma factor SigG — MHINKVEICGVNTSELPVLTNKEMRVLFDRIHAGDMTAREEFVRGNLRLVLSVIQRFSKRGEHVDDLFQVGCIGLIKAIDNFDLSQNVRFSTYAVPMIIGEIRRYLRDNNSIRVSRSLRDIAYKALQARDQLINKNSKEPTITEIAEVLGLPKEEVVFALDAIQDPISLFEPIYHDSGDAIYVMDQVSDEKSEDETWLEEIALREAIRKLNDREKLILNLRFYEGKTQMEVAEEIGISQAQVSRLEKNALKHMRKLI; from the coding sequence ATGCATATAAACAAAGTTGAAATATGCGGAGTAAACACATCAGAATTACCTGTACTTACTAATAAAGAAATGAGAGTGTTATTTGATAGGATACATGCAGGCGATATGACTGCAAGAGAAGAATTTGTGAGAGGAAATTTAAGGCTAGTACTAAGTGTTATACAGAGATTTAGTAAAAGAGGAGAACATGTTGATGATTTGTTCCAGGTAGGATGTATAGGATTAATAAAGGCAATAGACAATTTTGATTTATCTCAAAACGTTAGATTTTCAACCTATGCAGTTCCCATGATTATCGGGGAAATCAGAAGATATTTAAGAGATAATAATTCAATAAGAGTAAGCAGATCCTTAAGAGATATTGCATATAAAGCATTACAAGCTAGAGATCAGCTCATAAATAAAAACTCAAAGGAGCCAACCATAACTGAGATAGCAGAAGTATTAGGGCTACCTAAGGAAGAGGTAGTATTTGCACTAGATGCAATTCAAGATCCTATTTCATTGTTTGAACCTATATATCACGATAGTGGAGATGCTATATATGTCATGGATCAGGTTAGTGATGAAAAAAGTGAAGATGAAACATGGCTTGAAGAAATAGCATTAAGAGAAGCTATTAGAAAGCTAAATGACAGAGAAAAACTGATCTTAAACTTAAGATTTTATGAAGGCAAAACACAAATGGAGGTTGCAGAGGAAATAGGAATATCTCAAGCTCAAGTATCAAGACTTGAAAAAAATGCGTTAAAGCACATGAGAAAATTAATATAA
- the spoIIGA gene encoding sigma-E processing peptidase SpoIIGA yields the protein MYIYAEYLLLENMLINYILLHLTKKFTKTEANNIRVLLASFIGAIYSLVIFFPSLKFMTKFIIKISVSILIIIVGFNPSKLKKFIRLISTFYVMAFIFAGASLALFYLAQAETYAGNGIFYIKDFPVKLLALAIFVSYTLIKTVWGYIHTFLAKGKTFIPIVVGLNSKSVEIVGLLDTGNMLRDPVTKTPVIIIQFNAIKELLPEQVQDIFKRYKENDLETISAIMVENMTNIKFRLIPYKSLGKENGMLIGFKPDKVIVKDDEDKIFCDIIVGIYNNTLSNDHNYVALLHPEMFIEKEVV from the coding sequence TTGTACATATATGCTGAATACCTTTTATTGGAGAATATGCTGATTAACTATATTCTACTGCATTTAACAAAAAAATTTACTAAAACAGAAGCAAATAATATTAGAGTATTATTGGCTTCTTTTATTGGGGCAATATATTCTTTAGTCATATTCTTTCCTTCATTAAAATTCATGACAAAATTTATTATTAAAATCTCTGTCTCTATATTAATAATAATAGTTGGATTCAATCCATCTAAGCTTAAAAAGTTTATTAGGCTTATTTCAACCTTTTATGTAATGGCTTTTATATTTGCTGGTGCATCATTGGCTTTATTCTACTTAGCTCAAGCTGAGACCTACGCTGGTAATGGTATATTTTATATTAAGGATTTTCCAGTGAAGCTATTAGCACTTGCAATATTTGTTTCATACACTCTAATTAAAACCGTATGGGGATATATCCATACCTTTTTAGCAAAGGGTAAAACCTTTATTCCAATTGTTGTAGGCTTAAATAGTAAAAGTGTTGAAATAGTAGGACTTTTAGATACTGGAAATATGTTAAGAGATCCTGTTACTAAGACACCAGTAATAATAATACAGTTTAATGCTATCAAAGAGCTATTACCTGAACAGGTACAAGATATTTTTAAAAGATATAAGGAAAACGACCTAGAAACTATTTCTGCAATAATGGTTGAAAACATGACTAACATAAAGTTTAGGCTAATACCTTACAAATCCTTGGGTAAGGAAAATGGAATGCTAATAGGATTTAAGCCAGACAAAGTGATAGTTAAAGATGATGAAGATAAAATATTTTGTGACATAATTGTAGGTATATATAATAATACCTTATCAAATGACCATAACTATGTTGCATTACTTCATCCTGAAATGTTTATAGAAAAGGAGGTAGTATAA
- the ftsA gene encoding cell division protein FtsA: MSDYIASIDIGTSKICTIISELDRNGKVQIIGIGKAQCEGIRKGVVVDIESTAKSISESVEQAENMADVEINQVYVNIPGGYTSIIRNKGIIAVSNDNREIGVDDIKRVLNSATIISVPPDRQIVDIVPVQYIVDGYDEISDPTGMFGVRLEADVEIVTASLTTIQNLVKSVNKAGLEVLGIIMEPLATSESVLTKDETELGVLLIDIGAGTTDFSVFKDGNIVYSGLIPAAGNHITNDISIGLRLAVKESEDIKRKYGLAYTGLAKNDNIFEATPIGLNEKIKIPELQLAEIIEARVGEIFEIINNELMKLGLKNEILAGVVITGGGISYLRGVKELGRILFDLPIRVGQPSGLGVKDPIFSASVGMINYSLKRKFNYYIEYNNVEKKRMRNKSRNKEENKVVSIFKKLWNDYF; this comes from the coding sequence ATGAGTGACTATATCGCATCTATTGATATAGGAACATCAAAAATATGCACTATCATTAGTGAACTAGATAGAAACGGGAAAGTACAGATTATTGGAATTGGCAAAGCTCAATGTGAAGGTATTAGAAAAGGTGTAGTTGTAGATATTGAGTCTACTGCCAAGTCCATAAGTGAATCTGTAGAGCAAGCAGAAAATATGGCTGATGTTGAGATAAATCAAGTTTATGTCAATATTCCCGGTGGCTATACAAGTATTATTAGAAATAAAGGAATAATTGCTGTTTCTAATGATAATAGAGAGATAGGCGTAGACGACATTAAAAGAGTATTAAATTCAGCTACAATAATATCAGTTCCCCCTGATCGTCAAATTGTTGACATAGTACCAGTACAATACATTGTAGATGGGTATGACGAAATTAGTGATCCTACAGGCATGTTTGGAGTTAGACTCGAAGCTGATGTAGAAATAGTTACAGCCTCACTTACTACAATTCAAAATTTAGTGAAGAGTGTAAATAAGGCTGGACTAGAAGTGCTAGGCATTATTATGGAGCCTTTAGCTACATCTGAATCAGTGCTTACCAAGGATGAGACTGAACTTGGAGTTTTACTCATTGACATAGGAGCAGGGACTACAGACTTTTCAGTGTTTAAAGATGGAAACATTGTTTATTCGGGTCTTATTCCTGCAGCAGGCAACCACATTACAAATGATATTTCTATAGGGCTGAGGCTTGCTGTAAAAGAGAGTGAGGATATTAAAAGAAAATATGGGTTAGCATATACTGGCTTAGCAAAGAATGATAATATATTTGAAGCTACACCCATAGGGCTGAATGAAAAAATCAAAATACCAGAGCTGCAATTAGCAGAAATTATTGAAGCTAGAGTAGGAGAAATATTTGAGATTATTAATAATGAGCTTATGAAGTTAGGACTAAAGAACGAAATATTGGCAGGTGTAGTTATTACTGGAGGAGGAATAAGCTATTTAAGAGGGGTCAAAGAACTAGGTAGAATACTGTTTGACCTCCCTATACGGGTTGGACAGCCTAGTGGATTAGGAGTTAAAGATCCAATTTTTTCAGCTTCAGTAGGAATGATTAATTATTCTTTAAAGAGGAAATTCAATTATTATATAGAATACAATAATGTCGAGAAAAAAAGAATGAGAAATAAAAGCAGAAATAAAGAAGAAAATAAAGTAGTTTCGATTTTTAAAAAACTTTGGAATGACTATTTCTAG
- the pgeF gene encoding peptidoglycan editing factor PgeF has protein sequence MSANIGFRLNRQKEIEFYTIPSFEETRIVKHGFTTRIGGASPHPFHSLNLGLNTEDNEENIVRNFETISDALEVPMDKMVLSDQVHGTNIRIITEDDGGKGLVKPMDFKEIDGLLTNVKGIMLFTFYADCVPLFFLDRAKKVAGVAHAGWKGTVAKIGEKMIKTMVSTYSSNPEDILVGIGPSIGTCCYSVKKDVHDQFNNNFINTIGIFSNQDIYTWQLDLWKANEIILKENGILSRNITISNLCTSCNTEKFFSYRNEQGNTGRMAAFIQLI, from the coding sequence ATGAGTGCAAACATAGGCTTTAGATTAAATAGACAAAAAGAAATAGAATTTTATACTATACCTAGCTTTGAAGAAACTAGAATTGTAAAGCATGGATTCACTACTAGGATAGGAGGTGCTAGTCCCCATCCCTTTCATAGCTTAAATTTAGGATTGAACACTGAAGATAATGAGGAAAATATAGTGAGAAACTTTGAAACTATTTCAGATGCATTAGAGGTACCTATGGATAAAATGGTATTGTCAGATCAAGTTCATGGAACAAACATTAGAATAATAACGGAAGATGACGGAGGAAAAGGACTAGTTAAGCCAATGGATTTTAAGGAAATAGATGGATTACTAACAAATGTGAAGGGGATTATGTTATTTACTTTTTATGCAGACTGTGTTCCTTTATTTTTCTTAGATAGGGCTAAAAAAGTAGCTGGTGTTGCTCATGCAGGCTGGAAAGGTACTGTAGCCAAAATAGGAGAAAAAATGATTAAAACTATGGTTAGTACTTACAGTTCTAATCCAGAGGATATATTAGTAGGCATAGGCCCTTCAATTGGAACCTGTTGTTATTCAGTAAAAAAAGATGTACATGATCAATTTAATAATAATTTTATTAATACAATAGGTATTTTCAGTAACCAAGATATATATACGTGGCAGTTAGATCTCTGGAAAGCAAATGAAATTATATTAAAGGAAAATGGGATATTAAGTAGAAATATTACAATAAGTAATTTATGCACGAGCTGCAATACGGAAAAGTTTTTTTCCTATAGAAATGAACAAGGGAATACTGGTAGAATGGCTGCATTTATACAGCTTATTTAG
- the ortA gene encoding 2-amino-4-oxopentanoate thiolase subunit OrtA has translation MECAKKGTWVRIHNVILSPKERAPQVPEDTKKVPLEMWSKGFLVDDGANIGDMVTVETYIGRQVTGRLIEINPYFNHDFGKCIPELLFIGRQLKAILEAGEDIE, from the coding sequence ATGGAATGTGCTAAAAAAGGGACATGGGTGCGAATTCACAATGTTATATTAAGTCCAAAAGAAAGAGCACCACAGGTTCCAGAAGATACTAAAAAGGTTCCTCTTGAAATGTGGAGTAAAGGGTTTCTTGTAGATGATGGAGCTAATATTGGTGATATGGTAACTGTAGAGACATATATTGGGAGACAAGTAACTGGAAGGCTTATAGAGATCAATCCATATTTTAATCATGACTTTGGCAAATGCATTCCAGAGCTATTGTTTATTGGAAGACAATTAAAAGCCATTCTTGAGGCAGGTGAAGATATTGAATAA
- the ortB gene encoding 2-amino-4-oxopentanoate thiolase subunit OrtB, whose translation MNKDMSYDAVIERKKDIMKKAVGIDYEAYESGGIAFDYERMMRETGYTLQEMQDIQRETGVGNTPILELKNLTGLARKLAPKGKGARIFIKDEASNPSGSFKARRAAISVYHAKKLGYKGVIAATSGNYGAGVASQAAMRGLKCIIVQECYDSRGIGQPEIIEKARKCEALGAEVVQLSVGPELFYTFLKMLEETGYFNASLYTPFGIAGVETLGYEIAMQFREREGRDPDVVVATNAGGGNLTGTARGLIKAGALNTEIVGASVNLKGLHMASDKQFNRKSFTTGHTGFGIPFTTWPDRSDVPRSAGRPLRYMDRYVTVNQGEVFYITEALAQIEGIERGPAGNTSLAAAFAISQELDQDKIILVQETEYTGAGKHIQPQLTFARENGVKIMIGDPDHEIPGENIILPENPGLIKARDIDLNSLKKSYIKNCIDIMNVTSLTDEDIEFLSADTKSNADFVRDALKELGFNL comes from the coding sequence TTGAATAAGGATATGAGCTATGATGCAGTTATAGAAAGAAAAAAGGACATTATGAAAAAGGCTGTAGGTATAGATTATGAGGCATATGAAAGCGGTGGTATAGCCTTTGATTATGAGAGAATGATGAGAGAAACAGGATATACTCTTCAAGAAATGCAGGACATTCAAAGAGAAACAGGCGTAGGTAACACTCCCATATTAGAGCTTAAAAATCTAACGGGGCTTGCAAGAAAATTAGCACCTAAAGGAAAGGGAGCCAGAATATTTATTAAAGATGAAGCATCAAATCCATCTGGTAGCTTTAAAGCCAGAAGGGCAGCCATAAGTGTATATCATGCTAAAAAGCTTGGCTACAAAGGCGTAATTGCAGCAACTAGTGGTAATTATGGCGCTGGTGTTGCCAGTCAGGCTGCTATGAGGGGGTTAAAATGTATTATAGTGCAGGAATGCTATGATTCTAGGGGCATTGGACAGCCAGAAATTATCGAAAAGGCTAGGAAATGTGAAGCCCTTGGGGCAGAAGTAGTTCAACTATCTGTAGGACCTGAGCTATTCTATACATTTTTAAAGATGCTAGAGGAAACAGGCTACTTTAACGCTTCATTATATACTCCTTTTGGAATTGCAGGTGTAGAGACCTTAGGCTATGAGATTGCTATGCAATTTAGAGAAAGAGAAGGAAGAGATCCTGATGTAGTAGTTGCAACAAATGCAGGTGGTGGCAATCTTACAGGCACAGCTAGAGGATTAATAAAGGCAGGTGCTTTAAATACTGAAATAGTAGGAGCAAGTGTAAATCTAAAAGGATTACACATGGCAAGTGATAAACAGTTTAATAGAAAATCCTTTACTACAGGACATACAGGATTTGGAATACCTTTTACTACTTGGCCAGACCGTTCTGATGTTCCTAGATCAGCAGGTAGACCTCTTAGATATATGGATAGGTATGTTACAGTAAATCAAGGAGAGGTTTTTTATATAACTGAGGCTTTAGCACAAATAGAAGGAATAGAGAGAGGACCAGCAGGCAATACATCCTTAGCAGCTGCTTTTGCTATTTCTCAGGAATTAGATCAAGATAAAATAATATTAGTACAGGAAACAGAATATACAGGAGCAGGTAAACATATCCAACCTCAGCTTACCTTTGCTAGAGAAAATGGAGTAAAAATAATGATAGGAGATCCAGACCATGAGATTCCAGGAGAAAACATTATTTTACCAGAGAATCCAGGTTTAATAAAAGCTAGGGATATAGACTTAAATAGCCTTAAAAAATCCTATATCAAAAACTGCATAGATATTATGAATGTAACTTCATTAACTGATGAAGACATAGAATTTTTATCTGCAGATACAAAATCCAATGCTGATTTTGTTCGAGATGCATTAAAAGAGCTAGGGTTTAATTTATAA
- the ftsZ gene encoding cell division protein FtsZ: MFDFEVDVEQFAHIKVIGVGGGGNNAVNRMIESQVKGIEFISVNTDKQALYSSKAEIKVQIGEKLTRGLGAGANPEIGAKAAEENRNELMEILKGADMVFITAGMGGGTGTGAAPIVAEIAKELGILTVGVVTKPFMFEGRKRMIHAEKGIEELKSRVDTLVTIPNDRLLQVAERKTSIVEAFCIADDVLRQGIQGISDLIAVPALINLDFADVKTIMSNQGLAHMGIGKASGENRATEAAKQAIHSPLLETSIEGAKGVLLNITGGPNLGIFEVNEAADLIRQSVDPDANIIFGAGLDDNLKDEIKITVIATGFDNIKKQAPVETQKLSITGDKVKEKVMPDTKQLDNDDLDIPTFLRRRDK, encoded by the coding sequence ATGTTCGATTTTGAAGTAGATGTGGAACAATTTGCTCATATTAAAGTCATTGGAGTAGGTGGCGGAGGAAACAACGCTGTTAATAGAATGATAGAGAGCCAAGTAAAGGGTATTGAATTTATATCCGTAAATACTGATAAACAAGCATTATATTCTTCAAAAGCAGAGATAAAGGTTCAAATTGGTGAAAAGCTTACAAGAGGTCTTGGAGCAGGAGCTAATCCGGAGATAGGAGCTAAGGCTGCTGAAGAGAATAGAAATGAATTAATGGAAATATTAAAGGGTGCCGATATGGTATTTATTACTGCTGGTATGGGTGGTGGTACAGGAACTGGAGCAGCACCTATAGTTGCTGAAATCGCAAAAGAACTTGGGATTTTGACTGTAGGAGTAGTTACCAAGCCTTTTATGTTTGAAGGTAGAAAGAGAATGATTCATGCAGAAAAGGGAATAGAAGAGCTTAAAAGTAGAGTTGATACCTTAGTTACTATTCCTAATGATAGATTATTACAGGTGGCAGAGAGAAAAACTTCTATTGTAGAAGCATTTTGCATAGCAGATGACGTTCTAAGACAAGGAATTCAGGGTATATCCGATTTAATAGCAGTTCCTGCATTGATTAACTTAGACTTTGCTGACGTTAAAACTATTATGTCTAATCAGGGTCTTGCGCATATGGGAATTGGAAAAGCTAGTGGAGAAAATAGAGCAACAGAAGCTGCTAAGCAGGCAATACATAGTCCTTTACTTGAAACTTCAATTGAAGGAGCAAAGGGTGTATTATTAAATATTACAGGGGGGCCAAACCTAGGAATTTTTGAAGTCAATGAGGCTGCTGATTTAATTAGACAATCAGTTGACCCTGACGCAAATATTATTTTTGGTGCTGGGCTTGATGATAATCTTAAAGATGAAATAAAAATAACCGTAATTGCTACAGGATTCGACAACATTAAAAAACAAGCTCCTGTGGAAACGCAAAAATTGTCAATCACTGGCGATAAGGTTAAAGAAAAGGTTATGCCAGATACAAAGCAACTTGATAATGACGATCTCGATATTCCGACGTTTTTAAGAAGAAGAGATAAATAA
- the nrdR gene encoding transcriptional regulator NrdR: MKCPYCDYYESKVIDSRPTDEGQAIRRRRECIKCSKRFTTYEKIEDIPLVVIKKDGNRQAYNRNKLLNGIIRACEKRPVSMKRIEEIVDEIEKNLFNSMEREITTQLIGEMVMNKLKNTDEVAYVRFASVYRQFKDINTFMDELKKLLDEK, from the coding sequence ATGAAATGTCCCTATTGTGATTATTATGAATCCAAGGTAATAGATTCCAGACCAACTGATGAAGGACAAGCTATTCGAAGACGAAGGGAATGTATTAAATGTAGTAAGAGATTTACTACTTATGAAAAGATAGAAGACATTCCACTAGTGGTCATAAAGAAAGATGGAAATAGACAAGCATACAATAGAAACAAGCTATTAAACGGTATAATAAGAGCATGTGAAAAAAGGCCAGTTTCTATGAAAAGAATAGAGGAAATAGTAGACGAAATAGAAAAAAACTTATTTAACTCAATGGAAAGAGAAATAACTACTCAGCTCATTGGTGAAATGGTAATGAATAAGCTTAAAAATACAGATGAGGTTGCATATGTTAGATTTGCATCTGTTTATAGACAGTTTAAGGATATAAATACTTTTATGGATGAACTAAAAAAACTACTTGATGAAAAATAG
- a CDS encoding sigma-54 interaction domain-containing protein, protein MRSHEFEKILLQKVLQHIDVGIHVIDSNGKTVFYNETMAKLEGIEREKAMNRQLLEIFPSLNENTSTLLSVIKTGESIINRTQTYLNYKGQKITTVNTTIPINRDNTILGALEIAKNVTNIQKLSEQLVDLQIELIGDNKKDIPSISNHYVFDHIIGRNEEFLKAIDIARKAKDSSSSVLIFGETGSGKELFAQSIHYDGLRKSKPFIGQNCAAFPESLLESILFGTVRGSFTGAVDRPGLFEQANGGTILLDEVNSMGMSLQAKLLRVLQEGYIRRVGGLKDIPIDVRIIATTNEEPLESVSKGTIRKDLYYRLNVVSIRVPPLRERRDDIKLLCEHFIKHYNRKLNKDVWMISKDLMQEFMKHSWQGNVRELENLIEGAMNYISNDEHVLKKEHFYGFVPSIMDKEPNYDELIHSHKPLPDIILNVEKSLIQDALDQAAYNISESARLLGIKRQTLQHKIKKYRIPL, encoded by the coding sequence ATGAGGTCACATGAGTTTGAAAAAATTTTACTGCAAAAAGTTTTGCAGCATATTGATGTGGGAATTCATGTAATAGACTCGAATGGTAAAACTGTATTTTACAATGAAACCATGGCAAAGCTTGAGGGAATAGAAAGAGAAAAAGCTATGAACAGACAGTTATTAGAAATATTCCCTAGCTTAAACGAAAATACAAGTACATTATTAAGTGTTATAAAGACTGGTGAAAGTATAATAAATAGAACTCAGACCTATTTAAACTATAAGGGACAGAAAATAACTACAGTAAATACTACTATTCCTATAAATCGTGACAATACTATATTAGGAGCCTTAGAGATTGCCAAAAATGTAACTAATATTCAGAAGCTTTCTGAGCAGCTTGTAGACTTGCAAATAGAGCTAATTGGAGATAATAAAAAGGACATACCCTCTATATCTAATCATTATGTATTTGACCACATTATAGGACGCAATGAAGAGTTTTTAAAGGCAATTGATATTGCAAGGAAAGCAAAGGATTCATCTTCCAGTGTATTAATTTTCGGAGAAACTGGCTCTGGAAAAGAGCTTTTTGCTCAAAGTATACATTATGATGGCCTTCGTAAAAGCAAGCCCTTTATAGGGCAGAATTGTGCTGCCTTTCCTGAATCTCTTTTAGAAAGCATCCTATTTGGAACTGTAAGAGGTAGCTTTACTGGTGCAGTAGATAGACCAGGCTTATTTGAGCAAGCAAATGGTGGAACCATATTATTAGATGAAGTAAATTCAATGGGAATGTCACTGCAAGCAAAGCTTTTGAGAGTGCTCCAAGAAGGATATATTAGAAGAGTAGGAGGGCTAAAAGATATACCAATAGACGTAAGGATAATAGCTACTACAAATGAAGAACCTTTAGAATCTGTAAGCAAGGGAACCATAAGAAAAGATTTATATTATAGACTTAATGTAGTTTCTATAAGAGTTCCACCTTTAAGAGAAAGAAGAGATGATATTAAGCTATTGTGCGAACATTTTATCAAGCATTACAACAGAAAGCTTAACAAAGATGTTTGGATGATTTCAAAAGATTTAATGCAGGAATTTATGAAGCATTCCTGGCAAGGCAATGTAAGAGAGCTAGAAAACCTAATTGAAGGAGCAATGAATTATATCTCTAATGACGAGCATGTTCTTAAAAAGGAGCATTTTTATGGATTTGTGCCCAGTATAATGGATAAGGAGCCTAACTATGATGAATTAATTCATTCTCATAAACCATTGCCAGATATAATACTTAATGTGGAGAAAAGTTTAATTCAAGATGCACTTGACCAGGCAGCCTATAATATTTCAGAGTCAGCTAGATTATTAGGAATTAAAAGACAAACACTACAGCACAAGATTAAAAAATATAGAATACCATTATAA
- the sigE gene encoding RNA polymerase sporulation sigma factor SigE: MKKRIYKLKLIIRIYYIKILRKIGLYDESEVFYIGGSEVLPPPLTQEEENYLVSRLNEDDTIRTILIERNLRLVVYIARKFENTGIGVEDLVSIGTIGLIKAVNTFNPDKKIKLATYASKCIENEILMYLRRNSRAKAEISFDEPLNIDWDGNELLLSDILGTDNDIIFKNLEEEVDKSLLNQAICKLSNREKKIMELRFGLENGEEKTQKEVADLLGISQSYISRLEKRIIKRLKKEISKMV; encoded by the coding sequence GTGAAGAAAAGAATATACAAGCTAAAATTAATTATAAGAATATATTATATAAAAATATTAAGAAAAATAGGCTTATATGATGAGTCTGAGGTTTTCTATATTGGTGGAAGTGAAGTATTGCCACCACCATTGACTCAAGAGGAAGAGAACTACCTTGTTTCAAGACTTAATGAGGATGATACTATTCGGACTATTTTAATAGAAAGGAATTTAAGACTAGTAGTTTATATTGCAAGAAAATTTGAAAATACAGGAATTGGAGTAGAAGATTTAGTTTCAATAGGTACTATTGGACTAATAAAAGCTGTAAATACATTTAATCCTGATAAAAAAATTAAGCTTGCTACATATGCTTCGAAATGTATAGAAAATGAAATTTTAATGTATCTTAGAAGAAATAGTAGAGCTAAAGCAGAGATATCCTTTGATGAACCATTAAATATTGATTGGGATGGAAACGAGCTATTATTATCAGATATATTAGGCACAGACAATGATATTATATTCAAAAATTTAGAGGAAGAGGTAGATAAGAGCTTGTTAAACCAAGCAATTTGCAAACTCTCCAATAGGGAAAAGAAAATTATGGAGCTTAGATTTGGTTTAGAAAATGGTGAGGAAAAAACTCAGAAAGAAGTAGCGGATTTATTAGGGATTTCACAATCATATATATCCAGATTGGAAAAGAGAATAATTAAAAGATTAAAAAAAGAAATCAGCAAAATGGTATAA
- a CDS encoding YlmC/YmxH family sporulation protein — protein MVKATDLREKEVINVRDGTRLGLISDIEVNLEKGTVEAIMLPGPGRILGLFGKNLDYVIKWQNIVRIGSDVILVDLNLNTEDYLYYGDENKKE, from the coding sequence ATGGTAAAGGCAACTGATTTACGTGAGAAGGAAGTAATAAATGTAAGGGATGGTACTAGATTAGGTTTAATATCTGATATTGAAGTGAACTTAGAAAAGGGAACTGTAGAAGCTATTATGCTTCCAGGACCAGGTAGGATATTAGGCTTATTTGGGAAGAACTTAGACTATGTAATTAAATGGCAAAACATTGTAAGAATAGGCAGCGATGTTATATTAGTAGATCTTAATTTAAACACAGAGGATTATTTATATTATGGAGATGAAAATAAAAAAGAATAG